From the Brassica napus cultivar Da-Ae chromosome A8, Da-Ae, whole genome shotgun sequence genome, one window contains:
- the LOC106451884 gene encoding succinate dehydrogenase subunit 5, mitochondrial-like isoform X1, whose protein sequence is MLLVRSLCRTAAAASVATLRSLRSAPPNQLLRNRSLLTRGFFAVSSFPSNRTPYAADCRYPRAIGIGSVRNFSEDVSHMPELKDSDVLNAFKGLMATDWSALPSAVVNEAKKAVSKNTDDKAGQEALTNVFRAAEAVEEFGGILNSLKMEIDDSIGMSGEDVKSLPEDITKALRLAYHRYATYLDAFGPEEVYLKKKVETELGTKMIHLKMRCSGLGSEWGKVTVLGTSGLSGSYVEQRA, encoded by the exons ATGCTACTTGTGCGATCCCTCTGCCGTACCGCTGCGGCGGCCTCCGTCGCTACGCTCCGATCATTGAGATCCGCCCCTCCAAATCAGCTATTGCGCAATCGTTCCCTCCTCACGCGAGGATTCTTCGCTGTTTCTTCATTTCCTTCAAATCGAACTCCTTACG CTGCAGATTGTCGGTATCCTCGGGCAATTGGCATAGGAAGTGTGCGCAACTTTAGCGAAGATGTGTCTCACATGCCTGAACTCAAAGACAGTGATGTTCTTAATGCTTTCAAAGGTTTGATGGCTACAGACTGGTCAGCGCTGCCTTCTGCTGTTGTTAACGAGGCGAAAAAGGCAGTCTCGAAAAACACAGACGACAAGGCAGGGCAAGAGGCCTTGACGAATGTGTTCCGAGCAGCTGAAGCTGTTGAAGAATTTGGTGGGATTCTCAATTCCCTAAAGATGGAAATCGACGATAGCATTGGGATGAGTGGagag GATGTGAAGAGCTTACCAGAAGATATAACCAAAGCGCTGCGTCTTGCTTATCATAGGTATGCTACCTACCTAGATGCGTTTGGACCTGAAGAAGTTTATTTGAAGAAGAAGGTTGAGACGGAGTTGGGGACAAAGATGATCCACTTGAAGATGAGATGCAGCGGGCTTGGTTCAGAATGGGGAAAG GTTACCGTTCTTGGAACATCAGGACTCTCGGGGTCTTACGTGGAGCAAAGGGCTTAA
- the LOC106451884 gene encoding succinate dehydrogenase subunit 5, mitochondrial-like isoform X2 — MLLVRSLCRTAAAASVATLRSLRSAPPNQLLRNRSLLTRGFFAVSSFPSNRTPYDCRYPRAIGIGSVRNFSEDVSHMPELKDSDVLNAFKGLMATDWSALPSAVVNEAKKAVSKNTDDKAGQEALTNVFRAAEAVEEFGGILNSLKMEIDDSIGMSGEDVKSLPEDITKALRLAYHRYATYLDAFGPEEVYLKKKVETELGTKMIHLKMRCSGLGSEWGKVTVLGTSGLSGSYVEQRA, encoded by the exons ATGCTACTTGTGCGATCCCTCTGCCGTACCGCTGCGGCGGCCTCCGTCGCTACGCTCCGATCATTGAGATCCGCCCCTCCAAATCAGCTATTGCGCAATCGTTCCCTCCTCACGCGAGGATTCTTCGCTGTTTCTTCATTTCCTTCAAATCGAACTCCTTACG ATTGTCGGTATCCTCGGGCAATTGGCATAGGAAGTGTGCGCAACTTTAGCGAAGATGTGTCTCACATGCCTGAACTCAAAGACAGTGATGTTCTTAATGCTTTCAAAGGTTTGATGGCTACAGACTGGTCAGCGCTGCCTTCTGCTGTTGTTAACGAGGCGAAAAAGGCAGTCTCGAAAAACACAGACGACAAGGCAGGGCAAGAGGCCTTGACGAATGTGTTCCGAGCAGCTGAAGCTGTTGAAGAATTTGGTGGGATTCTCAATTCCCTAAAGATGGAAATCGACGATAGCATTGGGATGAGTGGagag GATGTGAAGAGCTTACCAGAAGATATAACCAAAGCGCTGCGTCTTGCTTATCATAGGTATGCTACCTACCTAGATGCGTTTGGACCTGAAGAAGTTTATTTGAAGAAGAAGGTTGAGACGGAGTTGGGGACAAAGATGATCCACTTGAAGATGAGATGCAGCGGGCTTGGTTCAGAATGGGGAAAG GTTACCGTTCTTGGAACATCAGGACTCTCGGGGTCTTACGTGGAGCAAAGGGCTTAA